The Jiangella sp. DSM 45060 genome contains the following window.
TCGGGCCGGTGCGCGGCCACCCACTGCTCGATGGCGGTCTCGATGGCCAGCAGCCGGTGCCCCAGCTCGGCGTCGGCGGGCGTGCGGACGACGTCGACGGCGACCAGGCGCAGCGGCCGCCCAGGCGAGCCCTCGACGACGCCGAGACCGCACCGCGTCAGCCCCGGATCGACCCCCAACACCCGCATGCAGCACCCTTCACCGAACACCAGTTCGGTGCCGACCCTACCGGCGGGTGTGACGCCGACGCCGCAGGCGCGCCGTCAGCCGACCGCGGCCATGACGTCGTCGGAGACGTCGAAGTTGGCCCACACGTTCTGCACGTCGTCGCTGTCTTCGAGGGCGTCGATGAGCCGGAAGATCTTCCGGGCGCCGTCCTCGTCGAGCGGGACGTTGACCGACGGGATGAACGACGACTCGGCGGAGTCGTAGTCGAGGCCGGCCTGCTGGATGGCGGTGCGGACGGCGACGAGGTCGCTCGCCTCGCTGCGGATCTCGAACGCCTCGCCGAGGTCCTCGACCTCTTCCGCGCCGGCGTCGAGCACGACCTCGAGGAGGTCGTCCTCGCTGACCGTGCGGCCGCCCTCCTGCGCCGACGGCACGACGACGACGCCCTTGCGGTCGAACATGTACGACACCGAGCCGGGGTCGGCCATGGAGCCGCCGTTGCGGGTCATGGCGACCCGGACCTCGGAGGCCGCGCGGTTGCGGTTGTCGGTGAGGCACTCGATGAGCACCGCGACGCCGTTGGGGCCGTAGCCCTCGTACATGATGGTCTGGTACTCGGCCCCGCCGCCCTCGGCGCCGGAGCCGCGCTTGACGGCGCGGTCGATGTTGTCGTTGGGGACCGACGACTTCTTCGCCTTCTGGATGGCGTCGTAGAGCGTCGGGTTCCCTGCCGGGTCGCCGCCGCCCGTACGGGCCGCCACCTCGACGTTCTTGATCAGCTTGGCGAAGAGCTTGCCCCGCTTCGCGTCGACCAGGGCCTTCTTGTGCTTGGTGGTCGCCCACTTGGAGTGGCCGGACATAAGGGGTCAAGCCTCCTTCACGATGTCGAGGAAGAGCGAGTGCACACGCGCGTCCGCGGTCAGTTCCGGGTGGAAGGACGTGGCCAGGAGCCGTCCCTGCCGGACCGCGACGATATTACCCGGGGTGGCGTCGTCGGCCGAGGCGACGCGGGCGAGGATCTCGACCCCGTCGCCGACTTTCTCGACCCACGGCGCCCGGATGAACACCGCGTGCAGCGGCTCGGCGCCGAGCGCCGGGAAGTCGAGGTCGGCCTCGAAGGAGTCGACCTGGCGCCCGAACGCGTTGCGGCGCACCGTGATGTCCATGCCGCCGACGGTCTCCTGCCCGGCGACGCCGCCCTCGATGCGGTCGGCGAGCAGGATCATGCCGGCGCACGACCCGTAGGCGGGCAGGCCGGCCGCGATGCGCCTGCGCAGCGGTTCGAGCAGCCCGAACGTCCTGGCCAGCCGCCACATGGTGGTGGACTCGCCGCCGGGCAGCACGATGGCGTCGACGGCGGCGAGCTCGGCCGGCGTGCGTACCGGCGTGCTCGCGGCGCCGGCGTCGGCCAGCATGCGCTGATGCTCGCGGACGTCGCCCTGCAGGGCGAGGACGCCCACGGTCGGCTGGGTCACGGTGCGCCTTTCGTTCGGGTCCGACCGTCGATTTTACCGCCCGCCGGGTCAGTCGACCTCATGTCGCACGCCGTCCCAGCCGTCCTCGAGCAGGCCGCGGACGATCGACGGCAGCGTCGGCGGGTACAGCGGCTCGCCCACCGCTTCGAGCTCGTCGGCCGTGCACCAGCGCAGTTCCGTCACCGACGCCCGCTCGACATCGGTCCACCCGGACCCGTCGACGTCGGTGGCGCCGGTCAGCCGGGCGTAGAAGAGCACCTCGTCCTGGCGGTACGGCCGCCCCATGAAGCTGAAGAACGCGGTGCGGGCCGCGACCGGGCCGGACAGTTCGTCCGGCCGGACCCGCAGCCCGCTCTCCTCGAACAGTTCGCGCACGGCGCCGGCGCGCTCGTCCTCGCCCGGCTCCAGCCCGCCGCCCGGGGTGATCCACCAGACGTTGGACGGGTCGGCCGGGTCGAAGCCGCGCATCAGCAGCACCCGCCCGGCCTCGTCGAGGACGATCACCCTGGCGGCGTGCCGGACCTCGGGCTCGGGCTGCGCCGTCACCGTCGCGGGGTCACCAGCCGCGCTCGGCCAGCCGGTGCGGCTCGGGCACGTCGGCGACGTTGATGCCGACCATGGCCTCGCCGAGGCCGCGCGACACCTTGGCCAGTGTGTCGGGGTCGTTGTAGAACGTGGTGGCCTTGACGATGGCCTCGGCCCGGCGGGCGGGGTCGCCGGACTTGAAGATGCCCGACCCCACGAACACGCCTTCGGCGCCGAGCTGCATCATCATGGCGGCGTCGGCCGGGGTGGCGATGCCGCCGGCGGTGAACAGCACCACCGGGAGCTTGCCGGCCTGCGCGACCTCCTTGACGAGGTCGTACGGCGCCTGCAGCTCCTTGGCGGCCACGTAGAGCTCGTCCTCGGGCAGCGACGCCAGCCGGGTGATCTGGTCGCGCAGCTGGCGCATGTGCGTCGTCGCGTTCGAGACGTCGCCGGTGCCGGCCTCGCCCTTGGAGCGGATCATGGCCGCGCCTTCGGCGATGCGGCGCAGCGCCTCGCCCAGGTTCGTCGCGCCGCACACGAACGGCACGGTGAACTTCCACTTGTCGATGTGGTGCTCGTAGTCGGCCGGGGTGAGCACCTCGGACTCGTCGATGTAGTCGACCCCCAGGCTCTGCAGCACCTGCGCCTCGACGAAGTGCCCGATGCGGGCCTTCGCCATGACCGGGATCGACACCGCGTCGATGATGCCGTCGATGAGGTCGGGGTCGCTCATGCGCGCCACCCCACCCTGAGCGCGGATGTCGGCGGGCACCCGCTCGAGCGCCATGACGGCGACGGCGCCGGCGTCTTCGGCGATGCGGGCCTGCTCGGGCGTGACCACGTCCATGATCACGCCACCCTTGAGCATCTCGGCCATGCCACGCTTCACCCGCGCGGTACCGACGGTGGACTGCGTCTCTTCGGACACTGCTGCTCGTACCCCATGAGTCGACGGAGTGGTGGACAGCACCATGGTACGTCCTCGGAGGTGACACCCTCGCGCCCGATTCCGGCCAGTGGACCCCCGCCAGGTTCGCGCGACGTTGTCGGTGCCCGCCCGTAGGGTGGGCCCCACCCGGGCCGGGAGGGGTCGACCTACCACCGGATCCGTGAGCTGGAACACCACCTACGGCCAGTGAGCGGCCGGCGACCAACGAGTCCAGCGGAGCCGGTAGCCAAAACCCGAGCCGACCCGACGGCGGCCAGCGGGCAAGAGCCGAGCGAAGCCGGTAGCCGAAACCCCACCCACGGCCAGTGCGCGGCCAGCGGACCCCACCCCCCACAGAGGTAGGAGCCGGGCCCATCTTCCGGCCGGCCCCCTGACGCTGCTAATCCGGGGGGCCCGGGCTGCGCCGGGTCAATCAACGAGGGCCCGGCCGACTACTCGGAAGCCAACCCCCGCGGCACCGTGTCATCCAGCTCGACGGTCTCCGGCATGGGCGCGTAGCCGGCCAGCCGGAGCCACCGCACGAACGCCTTCCGCCGCAGCCTCACCGCACCCCGCACCAGCTCGTTGTGGAACCGCCGTGCGTGCGCCGCCCGCCGGCAGGCCATCGCCAGTTCCTCCAGCGCTGCTTCGGCGGCCGGGTCGGAACGCAGCGGCTCGAGGTCCGCGGGGTCGTCCAGCACGGCTGTCAGCACCGCGGTGAGGTCGCTCTCGGCCTGGTACCGCTCCGTGCCCTCGGCGGCGGTCCGGGCCCGCGAGGCCGCGTCGGCCAGAGCGACCGACGAGGCGGGGTCGAGCAGCCCGGCCGTCGCGAGGTCGAGCACCGACCCGGACCGCCGCAGCAATTCGGCGTCGAGCACGGCCCGCGACGCCTCCAGGCGCGCGTGCCGCCGGTCCAGCCGGCCGGCCGTCCAGGACAGGTAGACGCCCAGGGCGGCGAGGACGGCGATGGTGACGAACAGCCATTCCCAGTTCACGGCAGCCCCGGCAGCTTGAAGGTGTGCCCGCCGGACCCGACGGCGACAGCCATCTCGTAGACGGCCAGCACCTCGTCGGCGACCCGGGACCAGTCGTAGCGGCGCACGCCCAGCGACGCGGCCGCGCGGTAGCGGGCCCGCCGCGCGGGGTCGCCGAGCAGCGCGATGGCCTCGTCGGCCAGCGCGGACGAGTCGCCGACGGGCATCAGCGCGCCCAGGCGGCCGCCGTCCAGCACGGCCTGGAACGCCTCGAGGTCGCTGGACAGCACCGGCGCTCCGGCCGCCATGGCCTCGGCCAGGACGATGCCGAACGACTCGCCGCCGATGTGCGGCGCGACGTAGATGTCGCTGCTGGCCAGCATCGCCGCCTTGTCGTCGTCGCTGACGCCGCCCAGGAACTCGACGGCGTCGCGGTAGCGCGGGTCGATGCCGCGGCGGATGTCCTCGATCTCGCCCCGCCCGGCCACCAGCAGCCGCGTCTTCGGGAACGCGTCGTGGATGGCCGGCCACGCCTTGAGCAGCACCTGCAGGCCCTTGCGCGGCTCGTCCAGCCGCCCGAGGAACGACAGCGTCCCCTCCTCCGACCGCCACTCCTCGCGCGCGGGGACGGCGAACCGGTCGACGAACAGGCCGTTCGGGATGAGGACGGCGTCGACGCCCAGGTGCTGGACGACGGTGCGGCGGGCCTCCTCGGAGACGGCGATGTGGGCGGTGAACTTCTCGAACGCCGACTTCAGGATGCCCTGCGCCGCGCTCATCGCCCGCGACCGCCGCATGGCCGAGTGCGACGTCGCGACGATCGGCACCTCGGCCCACAGCGTCGTGATCAGGCCCAGCGACAGCGACGCCGGCTCGTGCACGTGCACGACGTCGAAGTCGCCGTCGACCAGCCAGCGGCGCACCCGCGCGGCGATGCGCGGCCCGAACGCGACCCGTGCCACCGACCCGTTGTACGGGATCGCCAACGGCCGCCCGACGGTGGTGACGTACGGCGGCAGGTCGTCGTCGTCATCGCCGGGCGCCAGGACGGAGACCTTGTGCCCGCGGGAGGTCAGTTCCTCGGTGAAGTCGCGGATGTGCACCTGGACGCCGCCCGGGACGTCCCACGAGTACGGGCAGGCGATGCCGACCTTCACGGCGCCACCTGCTGGGGCCGCCGCCGCGGGTCGTTGATGTCGAGGTCGGCCAGGAACAGCCGCTGGGTCATGTGCCAGTCCTCCGGGTTGGCCCGGATGCCGACCTCGAAGGCGTCGGCGATCCGCTGCGTCATGGTGACCAGCCGCTCGCCGCGCTCCTCCGGTGGGTCGATCGGCTCGTGGAACCGGATGACCAGGCGGTGCTCCGGCTCGTGGCCCTCGTACGACAGCGTGACGGGGATCAGCGCGGCCCCGGTGCGCAGGGCCAGCATGGCGCTGCCGGCCGGCATGCGGGTCGGCTCGCCGAACAGGGTGACGGGGATGCCGCGGCGCGACAGGTCCCGCTCGGCCGGCAGGCACACCAGCCCGCCGCGGTTCAGGTGCTCGGACAGCGCGCTCATGACGCCGTCGCCGCCCAGCGGGTGCACCGTCATGCCCAGCGCCTCGCGGTAGGTGACGAACCGCTCGTACAGCGCCTCCGGGCGCAGCCGCTCGGCCACCGTCGCCAGCGGGGCGCCGGTGAGGCAGGCCCACGCGCCGGCCCAGTCCCAGTTGCCCATGTGCGGCAGCGGGACGACGACGCCGCGGCCGGCGGCCAGGGCGTCGCGCAGCCGGTACTCGTCGACGACGCGCACGCGGTCGAGGATGCGCTCGTGGCTCCATTCGGACATGCGGAACGCGTCGCACCAGTACCGCATGTACGAGCGGGCGCCCAGGCGGGTCAGCTCGCGCAGTTCGTCGGGGTCGTACTTGCTCACGCGGGCGAGGTTCAGCTCCAGCCGCCGCACCGAGGGGCTGCGGCGGCGCCAGAAGAAGTCGGCGATGGTCCGGAACGAGCGGTACGCGGCCCGTTCCGGCATGTGCTGCACCGCCTTCCAGCCGGTGCTGTAGAGCCACAGCTGGCGACGGTCGCCGAACGTACTCACTCCAGGGCCGCCTGCCGCCGCACGGTGTCGACGCGGTGCCACACGGTCCACGCGCTGGCCGCCGTCAGCGCCCACAGCAGCACCTCGAGCACCACGACGGGGAGGTCGAGCAGGCCGACCAGCCCGGTGACGACGAGGATGGCGACCAGCCGGTCGGCCCGCTCGGCGATGCCGCCGCCGGCGGTGTAGCCGAGGCTCTCGGCCCGCGCCTTCGCGTAGGAGACGACGGCGCCCAGCGTGAGGCAGGCGATCAGCAGCCCCACCATGCGCAGGTTGTCGCCGTCGCCGGCGAACCACATCGCGAGACCGCCGAAGATCGCGGCGTCGCCGAAGCGGTCCAGCGTGGAGTCGAGGAACGCCCCCCACTTGCTGGTACGGCCCTGTAGCCGCGCCATGATGCCGTCGATGTTGTCGAAGAACACGAACGCCGTGATGAACAGCGTTCCCCAGAGGAACTCGCCCTGCGGGTAGAAGATCAGCGCACCGGCGACCACGCCGAGGGTGCCGATGACCGTCACCGCATCCGGGCCCAGCCCCAGTCGCAGCATCCCGCGCGCCGCAGGGGTCAGGATGCGGGTCGAATAGACCCGGGTGTACTTGTCGAGCATCGCCCGTCCGTTCGACTCCAGTCCGAAACCGGCCCGCTGGTTGAGCGGCACCCGGCGCCGCCATGCTACTGGCGATATGCCGATCACCCTTGCGCATCCACGCCTCCGGCAGCAAAGTGGCCATCACCACACCAACAAACCGCGGCGGCGCAACGAGGCGCTGGAACCGCCGGGCCGCGCGTCGCCTGCGAGGCAGGAGGCTGGCGCATGGCGACACGGCACCAGACGGGAGAACAGTCCGACGCCGGAGGCGTACCTCCGGCCGACGGGGTCGACGTCCGCAACGTCGCCCTCGTCGGCCCGACCTCCTCCGGCAAGACCACGCTGGTCGAGGCCCTCCTCGTCGCGTCCGGGACGATCCACCGGGCCGGGCGGGTCGAGGACGGCACCACCGTGAGCGACCACGACGAGAGCGAGATCCGCCAGCAACGGTCGGTCGGTCTCGCGATCGCCCCGCTGCTGTACGAGCAGACGAAGATCAACCTGCTGGACACCCCCGGGTACGCCGATTTCGTCGGCGACCTGCGGGCCGGGCTGCGCGGCGCCGACTGCGCCCTGTTCGTCGTCTCGACCGCGGAACCCATCGACGGCACGACGCGGCTGCTCTGGGCCGAGTGCGAGGCGGTCCGCATGCCGCGCGCCGTCGTCCTCACCAAGCTCGACCACCCCCGCTCCGACTACGCCGGCACGCTGGCCGCCATCCGCGACGGCTTCGGCGACAAGGTGCTGCCCCTCTACCTGCCCAGCGGGACCGACGCGCTGGTCGGCCTGCTCAGCGAGCGGGTCTTCACCTACGACGGGGGCCGCCGCGCCGAGCGCGCCCCGTCCGACGACGAGGCCGTGCTGCTGGAGGAGGCCCGCGGCGAGCTGATCGAGGGCATCATCGAGGAGTCCGAGGACGAGACGCTGATGGAGCGCTACCTCGGCGGCGAGCACATCGAGCTGAAGGTGCTGGTCGACGACCTCGAACGGGCGGTCGCGCGGGCGTCGTTCCACCCGGTCATCCCGGTGTGCGCCGCGTCCGG
Protein-coding sequences here:
- a CDS encoding YebC/PmpR family DNA-binding transcriptional regulator, giving the protein MSGHSKWATTKHKKALVDAKRGKLFAKLIKNVEVAARTGGGDPAGNPTLYDAIQKAKKSSVPNDNIDRAVKRGSGAEGGGAEYQTIMYEGYGPNGVAVLIECLTDNRNRAASEVRVAMTRNGGSMADPGSVSYMFDRKGVVVVPSAQEGGRTVSEDDLLEVVLDAGAEEVEDLGEAFEIRSEASDLVAVRTAIQQAGLDYDSAESSFIPSVNVPLDEDGARKIFRLIDALEDSDDVQNVWANFDVSDDVMAAVG
- the pdxT gene encoding pyridoxal 5'-phosphate synthase glutaminase subunit PdxT, which encodes MLADAGAASTPVRTPAELAAVDAIVLPGGESTTMWRLARTFGLLEPLRRRIAAGLPAYGSCAGMILLADRIEGGVAGQETVGGMDITVRRNAFGRQVDSFEADLDFPALGAEPLHAVFIRAPWVEKVGDGVEILARVASADDATPGNIVAVRQGRLLATSFHPELTADARVHSLFLDIVKEA
- a CDS encoding NUDIX hydrolase, with protein sequence MTAQPEPEVRHAARVIVLDEAGRVLLMRGFDPADPSNVWWITPGGGLEPGEDERAGAVRELFEESGLRVRPDELSGPVAARTAFFSFMGRPYRQDEVLFYARLTGATDVDGSGWTDVERASVTELRWCTADELEAVGEPLYPPTLPSIVRGLLEDGWDGVRHEVD
- the pdxS gene encoding pyridoxal 5'-phosphate synthase lyase subunit PdxS, coding for MVLSTTPSTHGVRAAVSEETQSTVGTARVKRGMAEMLKGGVIMDVVTPEQARIAEDAGAVAVMALERVPADIRAQGGVARMSDPDLIDGIIDAVSIPVMAKARIGHFVEAQVLQSLGVDYIDESEVLTPADYEHHIDKWKFTVPFVCGATNLGEALRRIAEGAAMIRSKGEAGTGDVSNATTHMRQLRDQITRLASLPEDELYVAAKELQAPYDLVKEVAQAGKLPVVLFTAGGIATPADAAMMMQLGAEGVFVGSGIFKSGDPARRAEAIVKATTFYNDPDTLAKVSRGLGEAMVGINVADVPEPHRLAERGW
- a CDS encoding NUDIX hydrolase, with the translated sequence MNWEWLFVTIAVLAALGVYLSWTAGRLDRRHARLEASRAVLDAELLRRSGSVLDLATAGLLDPASSVALADAASRARTAAEGTERYQAESDLTAVLTAVLDDPADLEPLRSDPAAEAALEELAMACRRAAHARRFHNELVRGAVRLRRKAFVRWLRLAGYAPMPETVELDDTVPRGLASE
- a CDS encoding glycosyltransferase family 4 protein: MKVGIACPYSWDVPGGVQVHIRDFTEELTSRGHKVSVLAPGDDDDDLPPYVTTVGRPLAIPYNGSVARVAFGPRIAARVRRWLVDGDFDVVHVHEPASLSLGLITTLWAEVPIVATSHSAMRRSRAMSAAQGILKSAFEKFTAHIAVSEEARRTVVQHLGVDAVLIPNGLFVDRFAVPAREEWRSEEGTLSFLGRLDEPRKGLQVLLKAWPAIHDAFPKTRLLVAGRGEIEDIRRGIDPRYRDAVEFLGGVSDDDKAAMLASSDIYVAPHIGGESFGIVLAEAMAAGAPVLSSDLEAFQAVLDGGRLGALMPVGDSSALADEAIALLGDPARRARYRAAASLGVRRYDWSRVADEVLAVYEMAVAVGSGGHTFKLPGLP
- a CDS encoding phosphatidylinositol mannoside acyltransferase translates to MSTFGDRRQLWLYSTGWKAVQHMPERAAYRSFRTIADFFWRRRSPSVRRLELNLARVSKYDPDELRELTRLGARSYMRYWCDAFRMSEWSHERILDRVRVVDEYRLRDALAAGRGVVVPLPHMGNWDWAGAWACLTGAPLATVAERLRPEALYERFVTYREALGMTVHPLGGDGVMSALSEHLNRGGLVCLPAERDLSRRGIPVTLFGEPTRMPAGSAMLALRTGAALIPVTLSYEGHEPEHRLVIRFHEPIDPPEERGERLVTMTQRIADAFEVGIRANPEDWHMTQRLFLADLDINDPRRRPQQVAP
- the pgsA gene encoding phosphatidylinositol phosphate synthase, which produces MLDKYTRVYSTRILTPAARGMLRLGLGPDAVTVIGTLGVVAGALIFYPQGEFLWGTLFITAFVFFDNIDGIMARLQGRTSKWGAFLDSTLDRFGDAAIFGGLAMWFAGDGDNLRMVGLLIACLTLGAVVSYAKARAESLGYTAGGGIAERADRLVAILVVTGLVGLLDLPVVVLEVLLWALTAASAWTVWHRVDTVRRQAALE